The window ATAACGGTGATAGCCACTATGCAACCCGAACTATATTCATAACAACCATTTTTTCGCTCATAACAATTCCTTTACTGGTGTTTCTGTATTATCACATTTAATAACTTTTATAAAGAAAGGATGAGAAGGTTTGCAACATGAGATTGTGATAGTTCTGGACTTTGGTGGTCAGTATAACCAGCTTATTGCAAGAAGAGTAAGAGAATGTGGGGTGTACTGTGAGATTTGGCCATACGACACACCTCTTGAAAAGATAGTTAGTAGAAATCCAAAAGGAATTATATTTACAGGAGGACCATCAAGTGTATACGAACCAAACGCTCCTATGATTGACAGAGAACTTTTTGAAAGTGGTATTCCAATACTTGGAATATGTTATGGAAACCAACTGATTGCTCATATTTTAGGTGGAAAAGTGTCAAGAGCATTATTTAGAGAATATGGAAAGACGCATATAAAATACGACATCTCTTCTCCTCTATTCAGCGGAATACCTGAACACTCTATATGTTGGATGAGCCACACAGACTTTGTGGAAAGACTTCCAGAGGGGTTTAAAGCTTTGGCATCTACCGAAAACTGCGCAATTGCAGCATTTGGTAATGATACCAGAAAAATATATGGTGTTCAGTTTCATCCTGAGGTTGTTCATACTGAGTATGGTCTGAAAATTATAGAAAACTTTTTATTTAACATATGTAATTGCCATGGTGATTGGAAAACTTCATCATTTATTGAGGAAAAGGTTAATGAGATAAAAAGTATTGTAGGTAACCAAAAAGTGGTATGTGCTCTTTCAGGTGGTGTTGACTCTTCTGTTGCAGCAGTCCTTGTTCACAAAGCGATAGGGAAAAATCTTTATTGCATATTTGTTGACCATGGTCTTTTGAGAAAAGGCGAAGCTGAGGAAGTTATGAGTGTTTTTAAAGATCAATTTGACATGAATGTAATCAAGGTTGATGCAAAAGATAGATTCTTAGATGCTTTAAAAGGTGTTACTGACCCAGAGGAAAAACGGAAGATCATTGGAAGAGAGTTTATCAGGGTATTTGAAGAGGAAGCAGAAAAACTTGGCGATATAAAGTTTTTGGTTCAGGGGACAATTTATCCCGACGTTGTTGAGAGCGGGGTCGGCAAGGCTGCAACTATAAAAAGCCACCACAATGTCGGTGGTCTTCCTGAAAAAATAAGATTTGAACAAATAATTGAACCTCTCAGAGAGCTATTTAAAGATGAGGTAAGAAGGGTAGGAATAGAATTAGGAATACCTGAAAAGATTGTTAAAAGACAGCCTTTCCCCGGACCCGGTCTTGCAATAAGGATAATTGGAGAGGTTACGCAGGAAAAGTTGGAGATATTGCGTGAGGTTGATTGGATCTTTAGAAAAGAGATTGAACAGAGTGGTCTTGACAATGAAATATGGCAGTACTTTGCGATATTAACCAATATGAGAAGTGTTGGTGTAATGGGTGATGAAAGAACGTATGATTACACAGTTGCTCTAAGAGCTGTTACAAGCATTGATGGGATGACAGCTGACTGGGCTAAAGTACCTTACGAGATTTTAGAGAGAGTTTCAAATGAGATTGTAAACAGTGTGAAAAAGGTCAACAGGGTGGTGTATGACATTACTTCAAAACCTCCTGCCACAATTGAATGGGAATAGCAAAAAATTTTTTTGATGGGCTTGAAATTTCTCACAGAAGGGTGTAACATATTTATAAGTTTCCTCTTTGGAAAGTAGAGAAAAGAAATGAAGTCTTATTTGGTAAGCTTGAGTTTAAAGTTAGTTATACTTATCTATCTGTGCTTGTGTATTAGCTTATATATATTCAAAAATGGCAGATGTTTTGTTAATTTCAGTAGCAGTGAGTGTTTTGCTTTTTTGTACAATCTATACCTTAGCGAAAGTTGTTGAAAGGATTCTTTCAAAACAATTTGCTATAGTCTACCTTGTAAGTCACTATTTGATTGTTATTCTGTTGATTTTTTTAATTTCATTTTTATTCATTTACAATGTCACAAAAGTTTTGTATATTGTAGTTCTTCTTATAAGCTATCCTATAGTGTTGTTAATCTCGTTTGGTATTGCCTATGTTTACTATAAAAAGATCTCAAGGAAGTGAAGAGAAAAATGGGCGAAGGTGTATTGAAGGTTTTATTTACCATTCCAATTGGGAAAGGTATACCTGTGAGAGTTGCAGTTGTTGAAATGTGGGCTGTGATGCTATTTTTGATTGCTCTTGCTTTTTATTTAACATCTAATATGAAGCTTGTGCCCACGAAAAAACAAATGATTGCTGAATTTATTGTTGATTCTATGAATAAGATAACTAAAAATTTTTTAGGTCATTATTGGCGTATTTTTTCGCCATATCTAGGAACTCTGTTTTTGTTCTTGCTAAGTATGAATTTGTTGGGGCTTTTCGGTTTTCAGCCACCAACAAGTAACTTGAATGTTACTGCAAGTTTTGGCGTGATGTCTATTTTAGTGTTGATAATCTCTACAATAATACTTAAAAATCCAATTAGATGGTTTTTAGATCACTTTAGACCCATCCTAATCATTTTCCCGTTTAAGTTTTTGGACTATTTCACAAGAACTCTTTCTCTGTCTGCCCGATTATTTGGTAATATTCTTGCTGGGACTACCATCATGGAGCTCATTTACCATGGCCTTATAAAGTCCCATATACCTCCTGTTGGTATTCCAGCATTAGCAAGTTTATATTTTGATATATTTGATGGAGTTTTACAGGCAATAATCTTTACATTTCTTTCCTTAATTTACCTTTACGAAGCCTTGGAAGAATAATCTATTATTTTTGGAGGTGTTTTTAGATGACTGCATTAGCAGCTGGTATAGCGATGCTGGCAGGCTTGGGTGTTGGTATTGGTATTGGTATTGCAACTGCAAAAGCATCCGAGGCAGTTGGACGCCAACCAGAAGCACAAGGAAGAATTATGCCGATCTTTTTCCTTGGTGCAGCTCTTGCAGAGGCAGTTGCTATCTACAGTTTTGTTATTGCAATATTATTAGTTTTAAAGGTTAAATAAGCGCTCTCCATGTCTGTGGGGAGCGTCATCTCTTTTCAGTGTTTGAATTTTACTAAGATAGAAACAATTTTTTGTGAACGAGGCTAAGAAGGAGATGATAGAATAAAATGTTTAACCTTGAGATTTTTGAAAATATATTCTTTTGGGCAATTATAAACTTTTTGATACTTTACTTTGTATACAAAAAGTTTTTCTTCCAAAGAGTTACACAATTTATAGAGAAAAGATCCCAGATGATTCAAGAACAGCTTGATTTTGCAGCAAAGTCAAAAGAAGAAGCGATAAAGATGAAAGAAGAATATGAAAACATAATTTCTAAGGCGTATGAAAGGGCAAATGAAATTGTTGAAAGCGCAACCTCAGAGGCACAAAAACAAGCAGCCGAAATTATTGAAAATGCAAAGCTTGAAGCTAACAGAATTATTGAAGATGCTCTCAGACAATTTGAGATTGAAAAGAAGAAGCAAATAAACGAACTCAAAAATCAGTTTGTTTCAATTGCGCTTCTTGCTGCATCGAGAGTTATTGAGAAAAATTTGAATACGGAGGAAAATAGGAAGATGGTTGAGAATATATTTGATGAGGCAGGGGTTGCTTAAAGATGTTGCCAGCAAAAAGATATGCAGAAGCTCTTATAAAGCTTGGGCAAGAGGAAGGAAAGCTGGAGAAATTTTATGAACATTTGTTCAAATTATTTGAGATTATTAAAAGTAATAATGAATTTAACAATATTTGGTTCGATTTAGAAATGAAGCGTTCAGAAAAGAAACAAAAAATCAGAGTATTCCTTGGTGATGACATTGATAGTTATATCTTGAACCTTCTTTATATTCTCATTGATAAACGCAGGGAAATAATTCTTCCTTATATACCTATTTATTACAAACAGATGTATGACAAAATTGTAGGCAATGTAGATGTGCAGGTTATTGTTGCTCATGAAATTGGAAGCGATGTGTTAACCAAAATTTCTAAATGGCTTTTGAGAAAGTATGGAGTCAAAAATCCAAGATTCATTGTAAAGGTTGACAAAAGTATAATTGGTGGGATAAAGCTATTATTTAATAACATTGAAATTGATGCTTCAATAAAGGGTGCTCTTGATTCAATGAGAAAAGAGCTTGTAAAGATAGCTATTTTGTAGGGGTGAGATATCAAATGATTGATGTAACAATTAGACCAGATGAAATTGCTTCAATAATAAAGGATCAGATAAAAAACTATGAAAAAAAGATTGAAACAAGTGATGTTGGCGTTGTCATAATGGCGGGTGACGGTATTGCGAGAATACATGGCCTTGACAACTGCATGGCTGGGGAACTTTTAGAATTTCCAAATGGAGTTTTTGGAATGGCTCTCAACTTAGAAGAAGATAATGTTGGTTGTGTTATACTTGGGAATGATAAGGAAATAAAGGAAGGCACCATTGTAAAAAGGACAGGTAGAGTTGTTGAAGTACCTGTAGGAGAAGAACTTTTAGGAAGAGTTGTAAATGCTCTGGGTCAACCCATAGATGGTCTTGGGCCCATCAATGCCAAAAAATTCAGACCTGTTGAGAGAATAGCTCCTGGTGTAATTGAAAGAGAACCTGTTAAAACTCCTCTTCAGACAGGTATAATGGCAATTGACGCTATGATTCCTATCGGAAGAGGGCAGAGAGAGCTTATAATTGGTGATAGGCAAACTGGTAAAACTGCAATTGCAATAGATACGATTATAAACCAGAAAGATCAAGGTGTTTATTGCATCTATGTAGCAATTGGGCAAAAGGCATCTACAGTTGCTCAGATAGTTCATACCTTAAAAGAATACGGTGCGATGGATTATACCATTGTTGTGAGTGCAACAGCAAGTGACTCAGCTCCTCTTCAATTCTTAGCTCCATATGCAGGTTGTGCGATGGGAGAAGAGTTTATGGAGTCGGGCAAGGATGCACTCATTATATACGATGACCTCTCTAAACACGCTGTTGCATACAGAGCAATGTCTCTTTTACTAAGACGTCCACCTGGGAGAGAAGCTTACCCTGGCGATGTGTTTTACTTGCATTCAAGACTTTTGGAAAGAGCAGCAAAACTGAATGCTGAGCGTGGAGGAGGATCTCTTACCGCACTGCCAATAATAGAAACTCAAGCAGGTGACGTTTCAGCATATATTCCTACGAATGTCATTTCAATTACAGATGGGCAGATATACCTTGAAAGTGAGCTATTTTATGCAGGTATTAGGCCTGCGATAAATGCTGGCATTTCCGTCTCAAGAGTTGGTGGTAATGCCCAAATAAAGGCAATGAAAAAGGTTGCAGGAAGGCTCAGACTTGATCTTGCTCAGTACCGTGAGCTTGAAGCTTTTGCTCAGTTTGGTTCAGAACTCGATAAGTCAACGCGAGAAAGACTTGCTCAGGGGCAAAGAATTGTAGAGACGTTAAAACAGCCACAATACCAGCCGCTTCCTGTATGGTATCAGGTTGTGATTTTGTACAGTGCTGTAAATGGTTATCTGATGGATATAGAAGTTTCAAAGGTTAGGGAATTTAATGAAAAACTTGTACAGTATATATCAGCAAACTATACCCAGATATTTGATTCTATAAAAGAGACAAAGGATTTAATACCTGAAACAGAGGAACTTTTGAAGAAGGTCATAGAAGAGTTCAAAGAGAGATTTAAGAGTAACAAGTAGGTGAGATTACAAGATGGCGAACAAAACGAGATGGATAAAATCAAGAATCAGAAGCGTCAATGAAACAAAAAAGATAACAAGAGCAATGTATCTTATTTCTGCATCAAAGATGAAAAGGCTTAGAGATAAACTTGATAATACAAGACCTTATTTTGACAAGGTAAATGAGTTTATGAAAGACTTGATTTTGCATGGAGTAAAAACCCCGCACATTCTTTTTGAAGGATCATATGAAGAGGGAAAAAAAAAGATTGGGGTTATAGTTATCAGTGGCGACAAAGGTTTATGTGGAGGATACAATGCCAACGTTCTGAGAAGTACAACCAGTTTATATGAAAATTTAGCAAAAGAAGCGGATGTAATGTTTTTCCCTATCGGTATGGTGGGACGAAACTTTTTAGTTCGCCATGGGTATCAGGTTGATGAAGGTTTTAATTACCAGACACAGTCTGTTTCTGTAAAACTTGCAAGACTCATTTCTCAAAGAGTTGTAAAAAAATATTATACAGGTGAAATTCATGAAGTTTATATTGTTTACACAAAACTTGTTTCAACAATAAGGCAAGAAGTTACTATAAAAAAGCTTTTGCCTCTTGACAAAACAGAATTTGGTATAGAAGAAGACAAAAGCGATGAGATGATAATCTATGAGCCAGACCCAGTTTCTGTGCTTGACATTGTTATTTACGAATATATCAAGGGAATTATCTTTGGTGCTATGATGGATTCATATGTAAGTGAACTTGCGGCAAGAATGACTGCAATGGACAATGCCACAAAAAGTGCTGATGAGATGATACAAAAACTTATTTTAAAACTTAACAGAGAACGTCAGGCTGTGATCACTCAAGAAATTTCAGAAATTATAAGTGGTGCTGCTGCTTTGAAATGATATTTTTAACAATCTTATTTTGATTGAGGGAGTGTAGTCAAAAATGGAACAAAATGTAGGATATGTTGTCCAGATTATAGGACCTGTTATTGATATACGATTTGAGAATGAAAGTTTACCAGCCATCAACAATGCTATTGAAATTAACTTTGATGGTAAAAAACTTGTTGCTGAAGTTGCCCAACATCTTGGAAATGACACTGTTCGATGTGTAGCATTAGGTTCCACCGACGGACTTAGAAGAGGTGTAAAAGCAACAGACACAGGTGGACCTATTAAAGTACCTGTAGGGAGAGGGACGCTTGGCAGAATATTTAATGTGTTGGGAGAGCCTATTGACAATAAAGGGGAAGTAGTAGCTTCAGATTACTGGCCCATTCACAGAAGTGCACCGTCGTTTGAAGAACAGGTACCTGCAGTTGAAATTTTTGAGACAGGTATAAAAGTCATTGATCTTTTAGCTCCGTACGCAAAAGGTGGTAAGATAGGACTTTTTGGTGGTGCAGGGGTTGGTAAGACTGTCCTTATAATGGAGCTTATAAGAAATATAGCAACAGAGCACGGTGGTTTTTCAATTTTCACAGGTGTTGGTGAAAGGACAAGAGAAGGTAACGACCTTTGGCTTGAGATGAATGAGTCTGGTGTTATAGAGAAGACTGTATTGGTGTTTGGCCAAATGAACGAGCCGCCTGGGGCAAGAATGAGAGTAGCTCTGACCGGGCTTACCATGGCTGAGTATTTCAGAGATGTAGAAGGGCAAGATGTTCTTCTGTTTATTGACAATATTTTTAGGTTCATCCAAGCAGGTTCTGAAGTGTCTGCTCTTTTAGGAAGAATTCCTTCGGCAGTTGGGTATCAACCAACACTTGCAAACGAGGTAGGTGCATTACAGGAAAGAATAACTTCTACAAAAAGAGGATCAATTACCTCTGTACAAGCTATATATGTGCCTGCCGATGACCTTACAGACCCGGCACCTGCTACAACCTTTGCACATTTAGATGCAACAACAGTTTTATCAAGACAGATTGCTGAGCTTGGAATATATCCTGCAGTTGACCCTCTTGATTCAACCTCACGTATACTTGACCCGCGAATTGTGGGAGAAGAACACTATTATGTTGCAAGGACTGTCCAGCAAATACTTCAAAGATACAAAGAGCTTCAGGACATTATTGCTATTTTGGGTATGGATGAGTTATCTGAGGAAGATAAATTAATTGTCTACAGAGCAAGAAAAATTCAGAGATTTTTATCCCAGCCATTCTTTGTGGCTGAAGCTTTCACAGGAAGACCTGGAAGATATGTGAGGTTAAAAGACACTATAAGAGGGTTTAAAGAGATAATTGAAGGGAAGATGGACCATATTCCTGAACAGTATTTTTACATGGTAGGAACGATAGATGAGGTATATGAAAACTACGAAAAAGACATAAAAGGCAAATAAATCTTGAGGTGAATTTAAAGATGGCTGAATTTGAATTAGAGGTTCTCCAGCCTGAAAGAGTCTTTTTTAAAGACAAGGTTGAAATGATTGTTTTACGAACAATAGATGGCGAAATAGGTATTATGGCGAACCATCAGCCTATTGTTGTGCCTATTGGCATTGGAAAGTTGAGGATAAAAAAAGATGGAAGGTGGAGAGAAGCAGCTATTGCTGGTGGTTTGCTTGAAGTGAAAAACAATAAGGCAACAATATTAAGTGATGCTGTAGAGTGGCCAGAGGAGATAGACAAGCAAAGAGCGCTTTTGGCAAAAGAGAGGGCAGAAAAGAGACTTGAGCAAAAACTTCCTCCTGATGAATTTGAAAGGTACAAAGCAGCGCTGTACAGAGCACTAAACAGGCTAAAACTTGCCGAAGAAAATAAAAAGGAGATATAAAAAGGGCAGTGCAAAGGAAATGCACTGCCTCATTTATTTTTTCTTTTTTCCTTTTTTCTTTTCGGATTTTGTTTCCTTTTTTGATTTGCTATTTGTCTCTTCTTCAGGTGAGGAATTTTCATCTTCAATCTCGGTTTTTTCTTCATAGTTCTCTGATTCTTCCTTTATATCTTCATCATCCAATAATATTTCTTCTTCCACTTCTAATTCTTCTAAGTCTAATGGTGCGTCCACAAGGTCAAGTTCTTCATCAGGTAACTGACTTAGAATATCTGGTTCTATGTCTACAAAATCATTTTCAAATAACTCTGAGCCAGTTTCTTCTTTGATTGTTTCTTCTTCAATTTCTGAATCATCCACAACTCCAGTGAGCAGTCTTTCTTCAAAACAAGACTCACACATGTCTTGGTCTTCTGGAATATACTCTTCATGACAGTATGGGCATAGCTTCATATTTGCCTCTGTAACCTTTTTTAGCTGTTCTAAATCCTTTTTGCACACAGGACACAAATCTTGGTCTTCTGGGATTCTATTCAGTTCACATCTCGGACAGTATTTATAACCCATTTTCTTTCCTCCTAAAATATGATGTGCTATCACAATAATATTAATTACTCTTCAAGAAAAAATCAACTAAAATTTGCTTAACATTATCAATCATTTTTGCTACTATAAAAACATAAGGAGTAAAAGAAAAAGGGAGAAAAAGAGATTTAGTGTTTGGATATGTTGTTCCTTATAAGCCAGAACTAAAAATGCGAGAATATGAATATTACAATGCAGTTTACTGTGGTGTATGTCTTCAGACTAAAAAAGTAGGAAATCTTCCGCGGGTATTTCTTAACTATGATTTTGTTTTTTTGTATCTTGTGCTAAAAGAGCATTTTAATGTCAAAGATGAGTTAGGAAAAACAAGATGTTTTGTTCACCCAATCAAGAAAAGGCTTTTTATAAAATCTAATGAAATCTTGGAATATGTGAGCAATCAGATGATTCTTTTGAGTTTTTTTAAGCTTTATGATAACATTCTTGATGAAAAGAATTTATTAAGTTATGTCCCTTATAACATTTTGAAATTGTATATAAATAAGATAACAAAATCACACAGGGCAACGTTTGAGAAGATAAAGGAATTATTTAAAAGACAAATATCCCTTGAGAAAAATGGCTGTGAAAGTATAGATGAACTTGCGCACAATTTTGGTAATATCTTGGGAGAAATATTTGCATACAATGACCAAGAATTTTTGAGACAAATTGGATATTATACAGGTGTGTGGGTATACATCATTGACGCTATTGACGACTATATTGATGATGTGAAGAAAAAGAGATATAATTGTCTGAAGTACCACTTTGAAAAGTGTAGGCAAGATAAAAGACTTTTTGAATACGAACTCAGTATTTTGAAGATTAGTTTGGAAAATTATCTTGCTATATTAAGTAACTATGTTAAGGGGTACAATAATTCAATACTAAACAACATTGTTCAGGTTGGTATGTACTCAAAAACACAGCAGGTTTTAGAGCGTTTTAAAACAAACTTCTTTAAGGAGTTGAAGGAGCAATGAGAGACCCTTATGAGGTTTTGGGTGTGAGAAAAGGTGCTTCAAAGGAAGAAATAAAAAAAGCTTATCTTGAACTTGTAAAAAAATACCATCCAGATAAGTTTAAGGACAATCCTTTAAGAGAACTTGCAGAAGAAAAGTTAAAAGAGATAAATGAAGCATATAATATCCTTATGAATGATCAATATTCAAACTATGAATACTCTACATACGATCAAACTTCTCTTTACCAACAGGTGAGAGACTTGATTATGCAGGGTAATATAGCTCAAGCAGAAAGTATACTAAATCAAAACCCTCGAAATGACGCAGAATGGTTCTATTTGATGGGAATAATATATCAAAAAAGAGGATGGATAAACCAAGCATACCGATACTTTATTGAAGCCTACAATCGTGACCCTGGGAACTATGAGTACAGGCGTGCAAAAGAACAGTTTGAAATGGCTTCAAGAAATTATGAATGGTCAGCATACAATAGGGGATATAGGAGGCATAATGACTGCGACATTTGTACAATATGTCAGATAATTGCATGTTGGGAATGTTGTTGTGATAACGATATTGGTTGCTAAGGAGGTTACCTTTTTGTGGTAAAGCTTTATACGCTTTCAAATGGTATAAGACTTGTATATGAAAAAATTGATACAGTTAAAACTGTGAGTATAGGTATTTGGGTTTTGGCTGGTTCAAGGTATGAAACAAAAAAGAGTAATGGAATTTCCCATTTTATCGAGCATATCCTATTTAAAGGCACAAAAAACAGAAGCTCGAAAGAAATTGTATATGAAATTGAATCAATTGGTGGACAGATAAATGCTTTTACTGCAAAGGAGTATACTTGTTTTTATGTAAGGATTTTAGATGAGTTTTTGCAAAAAGGTTTTGATATATTATCAGACTTAATTTTAAATCCTGTCATTAGTGTAGAAGAGATAGAGAAAGAAAAAACAGTAATTATTGAAGAAATCAATATGACAAAAGAGGATCCTGAAGAGATACTATATCAGTCACTTAATGATTTGATATGGGGGAATCAAACACTCTCATATCCCATAATTGGAAGAGAAGCCACTGTAAAAAAGATAGATAAGAACAAAATTGAAAATTATATGAGAGAAAGATATATTCCTCAGAATATTGTAATATCTGTTGCTGGCAACTTTGAAGAAGAAAAACTTGTAAAGTTTGCAGAGATGTATTTTGGAGATTGGAAGAGTGTAAATAATAAAAAAGGCAATTTTAATTTTATTTCAAAACCGAGTTTTAATAGAGGTTTTGTTATTAAAAACAAGAAAATTGACCAAGCTCATTTGGCTATCACATTTGAAGGTTTTGGGCAGGAAGATGAAAAGGTTTATGAGCTTTTAGTTTTGTCTAATATTCTTGGTGGAGGGATGAGTTCAAGACTTTTCCAAAGAATAAGAGAGGAATTAGGACTTGTATACAGCATAACTTCGTTTGTAAGTACATTCAAAGATGCTGGAGTTCTCATTGTCTATGCGGGAACAAACCCAAAAAATATTTCAGCGGTGTACAAAGAAATCATGGAACAACTGCGTCTGTTTTTGAGGGGTGAAATCTTACTTGATGAGGTTGAGGTTGCCAAACAGCAGATAAAGGGAAGTATTATATTTGGGCTTGAAAATACAAGCAGCCGAATGTCGAACATGGGGAAAAATATGTTACTTTTAAACAAAATTATGGAACTTGAACACATTACAAGGATTATAGATTCAATTGACCATACAAAGGTGATTAACACAGCAAAAGAAGTTTTGTCAAAAGAATTTTCAGTTGCTGTTGTTGGAAATAAAAAAGAGATTGATTTAAAAATCTTTGATCAAAGAGTATTGACGTACTAGAAAGGAGAATGCATTTATGGTCTTGAAGGTAAAAAGAGCAGAGGATGCAAAGGATCTGCCGCTTCCAGCATATATATCAAGCGGGGCGGCAGGAATGGACCTGTTCGCGTGTGTTGAAAAAGAAGAGATTATAAACCCCGGTGAGATAAAGCTTATCCGAACAGGTCTTTACATTGAACTTCCGGAAGGATATGAAGCACAGGTACGACCTCGCAGTGGTCTTGCTTTAAAACATGGCATTACTGTTTTAAATTCTCCTGGAACAATCGATAGTGATTACAGAGGGGAGATAGGAGTAATATTAATTAACTTGGGCACGGAGCCTTTTGTAGTAAAGAGAGGAGATAGGATAGCTCAGATGGTAGTTTCAAAGTTTGAAAGAGTAGAAAAGATTGAAGAGGCAGAAGAGCTATCAACAACATCCAGAGCAGACAGAGGATTTGGTTCAAGTGGTGTGTAAAAAAGGTAGGAGGGTAACAGTATGCTTTTGAGCGAAATAAAAAATTCAAAACCTGTTGTATGTCAGCAGTCAGGCAAAATTGTTGGAAGTTCTGAGTCGTTGGAGTTGGTAATTGACGATGAAGGAAATATACTGAGCATTGAACTAAAAAAGAAACGAGGATTTAGGTGGGAGTCAACAGTAATTCCATGGGATGATATTGTTGTGATTGGTGAGGATGTAATAATTGCAAATATAAAAGAGGGGGAACATGAATGATTCTTCCAACCTCTTTTTTTGGCTTTTCAAAGT is drawn from Caldicellulosiruptor diazotrophicus and contains these coding sequences:
- the atpG gene encoding ATP synthase F1 subunit gamma codes for the protein MANKTRWIKSRIRSVNETKKITRAMYLISASKMKRLRDKLDNTRPYFDKVNEFMKDLILHGVKTPHILFEGSYEEGKKKIGVIVISGDKGLCGGYNANVLRSTTSLYENLAKEADVMFFPIGMVGRNFLVRHGYQVDEGFNYQTQSVSVKLARLISQRVVKKYYTGEIHEVYIVYTKLVSTIRQEVTIKKLLPLDKTEFGIEEDKSDEMIIYEPDPVSVLDIVIYEYIKGIIFGAMMDSYVSELAARMTAMDNATKSADEMIQKLILKLNRERQAVITQEISEIISGAAALK
- the atpF gene encoding F0F1 ATP synthase subunit B, giving the protein MFNLEIFENIFFWAIINFLILYFVYKKFFFQRVTQFIEKRSQMIQEQLDFAAKSKEEAIKMKEEYENIISKAYERANEIVESATSEAQKQAAEIIENAKLEANRIIEDALRQFEIEKKKQINELKNQFVSIALLAASRVIEKNLNTEENRKMVENIFDEAGVA
- a CDS encoding F0F1 ATP synthase subunit A, giving the protein MGEGVLKVLFTIPIGKGIPVRVAVVEMWAVMLFLIALAFYLTSNMKLVPTKKQMIAEFIVDSMNKITKNFLGHYWRIFSPYLGTLFLFLLSMNLLGLFGFQPPTSNLNVTASFGVMSILVLIISTIILKNPIRWFLDHFRPILIIFPFKFLDYFTRTLSLSARLFGNILAGTTIMELIYHGLIKSHIPPVGIPALASLYFDIFDGVLQAIIFTFLSLIYLYEALEE
- the atpH gene encoding ATP synthase F1 subunit delta; protein product: MLPAKRYAEALIKLGQEEGKLEKFYEHLFKLFEIIKSNNEFNNIWFDLEMKRSEKKQKIRVFLGDDIDSYILNLLYILIDKRREIILPYIPIYYKQMYDKIVGNVDVQVIVAHEIGSDVLTKISKWLLRKYGVKNPRFIVKVDKSIIGGIKLLFNNIEIDASIKGALDSMRKELVKIAIL
- the guaA gene encoding glutamine-hydrolyzing GMP synthase — its product is MQHEIVIVLDFGGQYNQLIARRVRECGVYCEIWPYDTPLEKIVSRNPKGIIFTGGPSSVYEPNAPMIDRELFESGIPILGICYGNQLIAHILGGKVSRALFREYGKTHIKYDISSPLFSGIPEHSICWMSHTDFVERLPEGFKALASTENCAIAAFGNDTRKIYGVQFHPEVVHTEYGLKIIENFLFNICNCHGDWKTSSFIEEKVNEIKSIVGNQKVVCALSGGVDSSVAAVLVHKAIGKNLYCIFVDHGLLRKGEAEEVMSVFKDQFDMNVIKVDAKDRFLDALKGVTDPEEKRKIIGREFIRVFEEEAEKLGDIKFLVQGTIYPDVVESGVGKAATIKSHHNVGGLPEKIRFEQIIEPLRELFKDEVRRVGIELGIPEKIVKRQPFPGPGLAIRIIGEVTQEKLEILREVDWIFRKEIEQSGLDNEIWQYFAILTNMRSVGVMGDERTYDYTVALRAVTSIDGMTADWAKVPYEILERVSNEIVNSVKKVNRVVYDITSKPPATIEWE
- the atpE gene encoding ATP synthase F0 subunit C; this encodes MTALAAGIAMLAGLGVGIGIGIATAKASEAVGRQPEAQGRIMPIFFLGAALAEAVAIYSFVIAILLVLKVK
- the atpC gene encoding ATP synthase F1 subunit epsilon, translated to MAEFELEVLQPERVFFKDKVEMIVLRTIDGEIGIMANHQPIVVPIGIGKLRIKKDGRWREAAIAGGLLEVKNNKATILSDAVEWPEEIDKQRALLAKERAEKRLEQKLPPDEFERYKAALYRALNRLKLAEENKKEI
- the atpA gene encoding F0F1 ATP synthase subunit alpha produces the protein MIDVTIRPDEIASIIKDQIKNYEKKIETSDVGVVIMAGDGIARIHGLDNCMAGELLEFPNGVFGMALNLEEDNVGCVILGNDKEIKEGTIVKRTGRVVEVPVGEELLGRVVNALGQPIDGLGPINAKKFRPVERIAPGVIEREPVKTPLQTGIMAIDAMIPIGRGQRELIIGDRQTGKTAIAIDTIINQKDQGVYCIYVAIGQKASTVAQIVHTLKEYGAMDYTIVVSATASDSAPLQFLAPYAGCAMGEEFMESGKDALIIYDDLSKHAVAYRAMSLLLRRPPGREAYPGDVFYLHSRLLERAAKLNAERGGGSLTALPIIETQAGDVSAYIPTNVISITDGQIYLESELFYAGIRPAINAGISVSRVGGNAQIKAMKKVAGRLRLDLAQYRELEAFAQFGSELDKSTRERLAQGQRIVETLKQPQYQPLPVWYQVVILYSAVNGYLMDIEVSKVREFNEKLVQYISANYTQIFDSIKETKDLIPETEELLKKVIEEFKERFKSNK
- the atpD gene encoding F0F1 ATP synthase subunit beta, producing the protein MEQNVGYVVQIIGPVIDIRFENESLPAINNAIEINFDGKKLVAEVAQHLGNDTVRCVALGSTDGLRRGVKATDTGGPIKVPVGRGTLGRIFNVLGEPIDNKGEVVASDYWPIHRSAPSFEEQVPAVEIFETGIKVIDLLAPYAKGGKIGLFGGAGVGKTVLIMELIRNIATEHGGFSIFTGVGERTREGNDLWLEMNESGVIEKTVLVFGQMNEPPGARMRVALTGLTMAEYFRDVEGQDVLLFIDNIFRFIQAGSEVSALLGRIPSAVGYQPTLANEVGALQERITSTKRGSITSVQAIYVPADDLTDPAPATTFAHLDATTVLSRQIAELGIYPAVDPLDSTSRILDPRIVGEEHYYVARTVQQILQRYKELQDIIAILGMDELSEEDKLIVYRARKIQRFLSQPFFVAEAFTGRPGRYVRLKDTIRGFKEIIEGKMDHIPEQYFYMVGTIDEVYENYEKDIKGK